In Hwangdonia lutea, a single window of DNA contains:
- a CDS encoding TolC family protein: MKSKLIIIFSLCCSITLFSQENTLSFSLQEAIDYALENNRTSKIATLDIEAAKKQKWETTTIGLPQISANIDYNNWLKQQVSLIPAEFFGGNVGEFAEVAFGTKQTMNGTVILEQLIFDGSYLVGLQSAKVFLEISKNAKEKTDLEVRKAVINAYGNVLLAEESVTILERNIAVLKKNLNETTKIYENGLGDEESVEQLQITLSSIESQLNNTSRLKTLAYQMLNTTLGTGLNTNTILTDNLQTLTAQNIVLELLNAEENIENTVDFKISKNDEKAKELLVKLEQSKALPTLRGFVNAGYAGNNQDFDFLKRDQKWFGSSLLGVSMNIPVFSSGRRSAATQRAKINLEIAKETLTETEQKIKLQIASAKSDYQFAIEDYDNKKQNLNLAERIEQKNQTKFFEGIATSFELRQAQTQLYTAQQEFLQAMLDVINKKAALETALNQI, translated from the coding sequence ACAAGAAAATACACTTAGTTTTTCGTTGCAAGAAGCAATAGATTATGCCCTTGAAAACAACAGAACCTCTAAAATCGCAACACTGGATATTGAAGCCGCTAAAAAACAAAAATGGGAAACCACCACAATTGGGTTGCCGCAAATAAGTGCCAATATAGATTACAACAATTGGCTTAAACAGCAAGTATCTTTAATTCCAGCGGAGTTTTTTGGCGGTAATGTAGGTGAGTTTGCCGAGGTTGCTTTTGGCACAAAACAAACCATGAACGGTACCGTGATTTTAGAACAGTTAATTTTTGATGGCTCTTATTTAGTTGGACTCCAATCGGCGAAAGTGTTTTTAGAAATTTCGAAAAACGCTAAAGAAAAAACCGATTTAGAAGTTAGAAAAGCCGTTATTAATGCCTACGGAAATGTACTTCTTGCCGAAGAAAGTGTAACCATTTTAGAACGGAATATTGCCGTTTTAAAGAAAAACTTGAATGAAACCACAAAAATTTACGAAAACGGATTGGGAGACGAAGAAAGTGTTGAGCAATTGCAAATCACACTTTCTAGTATAGAAAGCCAATTAAACAACACCTCGCGTTTAAAAACCCTAGCGTATCAAATGCTGAACACAACCTTGGGTACCGGATTAAATACCAACACCATATTAACTGATAATTTACAAACCCTAACGGCTCAAAACATTGTTTTGGAATTGCTTAACGCTGAAGAAAATATTGAAAACACAGTTGATTTTAAAATTTCTAAAAACGATGAAAAAGCAAAAGAACTGCTTGTTAAATTAGAGCAAAGTAAAGCCTTACCCACTTTAAGAGGTTTTGTTAACGCGGGCTATGCCGGTAATAATCAGGATTTCGATTTTTTAAAACGTGACCAAAAGTGGTTTGGTTCATCGTTATTAGGTGTAAGCATGAACATTCCTGTTTTTAGTTCAGGCCGAAGAAGTGCCGCAACGCAACGTGCCAAAATAAATCTTGAAATAGCCAAAGAAACACTCACCGAAACCGAGCAAAAAATAAAGCTTCAAATAGCATCGGCAAAAAGCGATTACCAATTTGCGATTGAAGATTACGACAATAAAAAACAAAATTTAAACCTCGCCGAACGTATCGAACAAAAAAACCAAACCAAGTTTTTTGAAGGTATTGCCACCAGTTTCGAATTAAGGCAAGCGCAAACCCAACTATACACGGCACAACAAGAATTTTTACAAGCCATGCTTGATGTCATCAATAAAAAAGCAGCACTTGAAACAGCATTAAATCAAATATAA
- a CDS encoding efflux RND transporter periplasmic adaptor subunit has product MKYIYSFLIVTLLITSCGEGKKQSVEKAIESGDLETMRLKRAEIVAQQQKMATQLKQLDDKIAVLDTTKKIPLITTFKAKHRVFTHYLELQGSVNTKKLLLLYPEYSGILTNVFVKEGQWVNKGQTLAKIDDGGLNQQLAQAEIQTALSKTTFERQERLWKQKIGSEIQYLQAKSNYEAQAKAVKQIKQQLAKTVVRAPFSGTIDDVMTEQGSVVGAGQTPLMRIVNLDDMYIETDVPESYITNVTVNKNVKVEFPVLGKVIDTKIRQAGNFINPANRTFKIEVAVPNKDKSIKPNLTAKLKINDYTNENALLIPLSIISENANGDQYIYVVNNKNEKNEGVAERVIIETGKTQGDVIEILSGINDGSEIVDEGARSVKDGQEVKIIDIK; this is encoded by the coding sequence ATGAAATATATCTATTCATTTCTCATCGTTACGCTGCTTATAACTTCTTGTGGAGAAGGTAAAAAGCAATCTGTTGAAAAAGCCATCGAATCCGGAGACTTAGAGACCATGCGCTTAAAACGTGCCGAAATTGTTGCCCAACAACAAAAAATGGCTACGCAATTAAAACAATTAGACGATAAAATTGCGGTATTGGACACCACAAAAAAAATCCCTCTAATTACAACTTTTAAAGCCAAACACCGTGTATTTACGCATTATTTAGAGTTACAAGGTAGCGTAAACACCAAAAAACTTTTATTACTATATCCCGAATACAGCGGTATTCTTACCAACGTTTTTGTAAAAGAAGGCCAATGGGTTAACAAAGGTCAAACATTAGCTAAAATTGATGATGGCGGATTGAACCAACAATTGGCCCAAGCCGAAATTCAAACCGCTTTATCCAAAACAACTTTCGAGCGTCAAGAGCGTTTATGGAAGCAAAAAATTGGTAGCGAAATTCAATATCTACAAGCAAAATCTAATTACGAAGCGCAGGCGAAAGCCGTAAAGCAAATTAAACAACAATTAGCTAAAACCGTGGTGCGAGCACCATTTTCTGGAACTATAGACGATGTTATGACCGAACAAGGAAGTGTAGTTGGCGCAGGCCAAACACCATTGATGCGCATTGTAAATCTCGACGATATGTATATTGAAACCGATGTACCCGAAAGTTACATAACCAATGTTACGGTAAACAAAAATGTAAAAGTAGAATTCCCAGTTTTAGGTAAAGTTATTGATACCAAAATAAGACAAGCAGGAAACTTTATAAATCCTGCAAACCGCACATTTAAAATAGAAGTGGCAGTGCCCAATAAGGATAAAAGCATAAAACCCAATTTAACTGCCAAACTTAAAATTAACGATTATACCAACGAGAATGCTTTATTAATTCCGTTAAGTATTATTTCAGAAAACGCCAATGGCGACCAATACATTTATGTGGTAAATAATAAAAATGAAAAAAATGAAGGTGTTGCCGAACGTGTAATTATTGAAACTGGCAAAACCCAAGGCGATGTTATTGAAATTCTATCAGGTATAAACGATGGTAGTGAAATTGTTGACGAAGGTGCACGAAGCGTAAAAGACGGACAGGAAGTTAAAATTATAGACATTAAATAA